A stretch of the Amycolatopsis sp. BJA-103 genome encodes the following:
- a CDS encoding LacI family DNA-binding transcriptional regulator → MATINDVAAKAGVSTATVSRTLNGKSTVDPILAARVQAAAAELGYHPNGLARNLRRQETAVLALIISDVENPFFTAIARGVEDIAQTAGYSVVLCNADDNEEKERRYIDVALQERVAGVVLSPTGRATNVDRLTQRGTPVVAVDRPLLENTGDQVLVDTRLAARDATRHLIDGGYRRVACVSGPPGVRTAEDRLAGYTDAVGVENALTRRAEFRAEGGRLAALSLLDEPEPPDALLVGNSTMAIGVLEALASRGLRSGQDVGIVSFDDAPWTTLIDPPLTVVAQPANEVGKVAAELLLARIGDSTRKATTTTLQAKLIVRRSSRRS, encoded by the coding sequence GTGGCCACCATCAACGACGTGGCGGCGAAGGCCGGGGTTTCGACGGCGACCGTGTCGAGAACGCTCAACGGGAAGTCCACTGTGGACCCGATACTCGCGGCGCGGGTACAGGCCGCCGCCGCGGAGTTGGGATATCACCCGAACGGGCTCGCGAGGAACCTGCGCCGTCAGGAAACCGCGGTGCTCGCGCTCATCATCTCCGACGTGGAGAACCCGTTCTTCACCGCGATCGCCCGCGGCGTGGAGGACATCGCGCAGACGGCGGGCTATTCGGTGGTGCTGTGCAACGCCGACGACAACGAGGAGAAGGAGCGGCGCTACATCGACGTCGCCCTCCAGGAACGGGTCGCCGGCGTGGTGCTCTCCCCCACCGGCCGGGCCACCAACGTCGACAGGCTGACCCAGCGCGGCACGCCCGTGGTCGCCGTCGACCGGCCGCTGCTGGAGAACACCGGCGACCAGGTGCTCGTCGACACGCGGCTCGCCGCCCGCGACGCGACACGCCACCTGATCGACGGCGGCTACCGGCGGGTCGCCTGTGTCAGCGGGCCGCCCGGGGTGCGCACGGCCGAAGACCGACTGGCCGGGTACACCGACGCCGTCGGCGTGGAGAACGCGCTCACGCGGCGTGCCGAGTTCCGCGCCGAGGGCGGCAGGCTCGCCGCGCTCAGCCTGCTCGACGAGCCGGAGCCGCCGGACGCGCTGCTGGTCGGCAACAGCACGATGGCGATCGGCGTCCTGGAAGCGCTGGCCTCGCGCGGTCTGCGGTCGGGACAAGACGTGGGGATCGTGTCCTTCGACGACGCGCCGTGGACGACACTGATCGATCCGCCGCTGACGGTGGTCGCCCAGCCCGCGAACGAGGTGGGCAAGGTCGCCGCCGAGCTGCTGCTCGCCCGGATCGGCGACAGCACGCGCAAGGCCACGACGACCACGCTGCAGGCGAAGCTGATCGTGCGCCGGAGTTCACGGCGCAGCTGA
- a CDS encoding DNA-binding protein has translation MSIALENVLAKAGLKVDANEFLNLVEDAARRLSPPNPDPSHYFSADQRAALTDVGLDISPRSEDEPDFRARTVAAHAVLADSALSVLEAAKALGVDDSRIRHRLKEGRLTGWKDQGWRLPAWQFTGSGVLPGLEVVLRAVPEDQPALVVAAFMSTPQSDLVINEHPATPRQWLLSGGDPDHVARLVATLGSPF, from the coding sequence ATGTCCATTGCGCTCGAGAACGTTCTCGCCAAGGCGGGCCTGAAGGTCGACGCCAACGAGTTCCTGAACCTCGTCGAGGACGCGGCGCGGAGGCTTTCCCCGCCGAACCCCGATCCATCGCATTACTTCTCGGCGGATCAACGTGCCGCGCTCACCGACGTCGGCCTGGACATCTCCCCCCGCAGCGAGGACGAACCGGACTTCCGTGCCCGCACGGTCGCCGCGCACGCCGTACTCGCCGATTCGGCACTGAGCGTGCTGGAAGCGGCGAAAGCACTGGGCGTGGACGACAGCCGCATCCGCCACCGCTTGAAGGAGGGCAGGCTCACCGGCTGGAAGGACCAGGGCTGGCGGCTGCCCGCCTGGCAGTTCACCGGCTCCGGGGTGCTGCCCGGCCTGGAGGTCGTGCTGCGCGCCGTCCCCGAGGACCAGCCCGCGCTCGTCGTCGCCGCGTTCATGAGCACCCCGCAGTCCGATCTGGTGATCAACGAACACCCCGCCACCCCGCGCCAATGGCTGCTCTCCGGCGGCGACCCCGACCATGTCGCGAGGCTGGTGGCCACTCTCGGTTCCCCGTTCTGA
- a CDS encoding RES family NAD+ phosphorylase gives MARLPLPPARSVLVKELHRTNDVVTVHPGTRLVRIFTAHGNHPQQWNSFRYSGPLPHGRFDPQTPGRGGRPVTDPGNGVLYFGLTVRTSIAEVFQTTSTVDRKSRGPRLVVVRPTRTLRLLDLAGLWPTRVGASQEISSGPKKITQAWARAIRAAFGDLDGVWYRSSMDSGGPALALWDPPAGNSLPVAPDVLLPLDHPGLDVPLGRVCEELNYTLLS, from the coding sequence ATGGCCCGGCTCCCCCTGCCGCCCGCACGCTCTGTCCTGGTCAAGGAGCTGCACCGCACCAATGACGTGGTGACGGTGCATCCCGGCACCAGGCTGGTCAGGATCTTCACCGCGCACGGCAACCACCCCCAGCAGTGGAATTCGTTCCGCTACAGCGGCCCGCTCCCCCATGGCCGCTTCGACCCGCAGACCCCAGGTCGTGGCGGGCGCCCGGTCACCGACCCCGGGAACGGTGTCCTGTACTTCGGCCTCACCGTGCGCACCAGCATCGCGGAGGTCTTCCAGACCACGTCGACGGTCGACCGTAAATCCCGCGGCCCGCGCCTCGTCGTCGTCCGGCCGACCCGCACGCTGCGGCTGCTCGACCTCGCCGGCCTGTGGCCGACCCGGGTCGGCGCCTCGCAGGAGATCTCGAGCGGGCCGAAGAAGATCACCCAGGCTTGGGCTCGCGCCATCCGCGCGGCCTTCGGCGACCTCGACGGCGTCTGGTACCGGTCGTCCATGGACTCCGGCGGGCCCGCGCTCGCGCTGTGGGACCCCCCGGCGGGGAACTCGCTGCCGGTCGCGCCGGACGTGCTGCTCCCGCTGGACCACCCGGGGCTCGACGTCCCGCTGGGCCGGGTGTGCGAAGAGCTGAACTACACGCTGTTGAGCTGA